In a genomic window of Primulina huaijiensis isolate GDHJ02 chromosome 10, ASM1229523v2, whole genome shotgun sequence:
- the LOC140986185 gene encoding CDP-diacylglycerol--inositol 3-phosphatidyltransferase 1-like, whose protein sequence is MADKTRPPSTLTVYLYVPNIIGYVRILMNCFAFAICFKDKILFSILYFVSFVCDALDGWFARKLNQVSTFGAVLDMVTDRISTACLLVILSQVYRPGFIFLSLLALDIASHWLQMYSTFLVGKSSHKDVRDSSNWLFKLYYGNREFMCYCCVSCEVLYILLFLLAEENGGLIDVLANAATQSWFYLSSLTLVIVGWLIKQIINVIQMKTAADACIVYDINKRQ, encoded by the exons ATGGCGGACAAAACGAGGCCACCCAGTACATTGACGGTTTACCTTTACGTTCCAAACATTATCG GGTACGTTAGGATATTAATGAATTGCTTTGCTTTTGCGATATGCTTCAAGGACAAAATTCTATTCTCTATTCTGTATTTTGTCAG CTTTGTCTGTGATGCTTTGGATGGCTGGTTTGCTCGCAAACTGAATCAAG TTTCAACTTTTGGAGCAGTTCTGGACATGGTTACTGACAG GATAAGCACGGCTTGTCTCCTGGTGATTTTATCGCAAGTTTATAg GCCTGGATTTATTTTCTTGTCGCTGCTTGCTCTAGATATAGCCAGCCATTGGTTGCAAATGTATAG CACCTTCTTGGTGGGAAAAAGTAGCCATAAGGATGTCAGAGATAGCAGCAATTGGTTATTCAAACTTTACTACGGAAACCGCGAATTTATGTGTTACTGTTGCGTCTCTTGTGAG GTTctttatattcttttatttcttctaGCGGAGGAGAATGGTGGTCTCATTGAT GTTCTAGCGAATGCTGCAACACAAAGTTGGTTCTATTTGTCTTCTCTTACCTTGGTTATTGTTGGATGGTTAATCAAGCAGATAATTAATGTTATACAG